CACGCCGAGCTCCTCGCCGAGCTCGGCGACGGCGTCGTCACCGGGGGCGGTGGAGGTCGCGACGACCACCTCGTCGATGCCGGTGGCGGCGCGGGCGGCGCGCACCATCCAGCCGAGGACGGGCCGGCCGGCGAGCGGACGGAGCACCTTCCCGGGCAACCGGGAGGATCCGGTCCGGGCTTGGATCACAGCGACGGTTCGTGTATCGGTCACCATGCCATAATGGCACGCGCAGCTCCCGGGGCCCGCCCCGGTGACACCCAACCCCGTCGACGAAAGAGATCTGCATGTCGCTCCTCAACGGTGCCTCCATCCTCATCACCGGTGGGACCGGCTCCTTCGGCAAGGCCTTCCTGCGCGAAGTGCTCGACAACCACAACCCCCGCCGCGTGGTGGTCTTCTCCCGCGACGAGCTCAAGCAGTACGAGGTCCGCAACCAGTTCGGCAACGACCCGCGCCTGCGCTGGTTCATCGGTGACATCCGCGACGAGCGCCGCCTCGCCCGTGCGCTGAACGGGGTGGACTACGTCGTCCACGCCGCCGCGCTCAAGCAGGTCGACACCGCGGAGTACAACCCCTTCGAGTTCGTCAAGACGAACATCCTGGGCAGTCAGAACGTCATCGAGGCGTCCATCGACGCGGGCGTGAAGAAGGTCGTCGCCCTCTCGACCGACAAGGCCTCCAGCCCGATCAACCTCTACGGCGCCACCAAGCTCACCGCGGACAAGCTGTTCATCACCGGCAACCACTACGCGGCCGCGTACCCGACCCGTTTCGCGGTGGTGCGCTACGGCAACGTGATGGGCTCCCGCGGTTCCGTGATCCCGTTCTTCCGCAAGCTCGGTCAGGAGGGCAAGCCCCTGCCGATCACCGACATGACCTGCACCCGCTTCTTCATCACCCTGCCTCAGGCCGTGCAGATGGTCATCGACACCTTCGAGCTGATGCAGGGCGGCGAGCTGCTGGTCCCGCGCATCCCCTCGATGAAGGTCACCGACCTCGCCCATGCCGTGGTGCCGGGCGCGGAGCTGGTCGACGTGGGCCTGCGCCCCGGCGAGAAGCTCCATGAGGAGATGATCAGCCCCGAGGAGGGCCGCCGCGCGGTCATCATCCAGGACGGCAAGTACTTCATCATCCAGCCCGACCTCGCGACCTGGGGCTACGAGCCCCCGGCCGACGCGGTCCCGGTCGAGGAGGGGTTCTACTTCCGCTCCAACACCAACGACCAGTGGTACACCCGCGAGGAGATCGCGAAGATCATCGAGGGAGGTATCTGAGGTGCTGCCCTACGGTCGCCAGTCCATCGACGAGAGCGACGTCGCCGCCGTCACCGCGGCGCTGCACAGCGACTGGCTGACCACGGGTCCCGAGGTCGACCGGTTCGAGGCCGCGATCGCCGAGCGCGCCGGCGTCGAGCACGCCGTCTCGGTCACCTCGGGCACCTCGGCGCTGCACGTGGCCTACGCGGCCGCGGGCATCGAGCCCGGTGACGAGATCGTCACCACCCCGCTCACCTTCGTGGCCACCGCCGCGACCGCGGCTCTGCTCGGTGCCAAGGTCGTGTTCGCCGATGTCGACCCCGCCACCGGCAACCTTGATCCCGCCGCGGCGGAGGCCGCGGTCACGGACCGCACCAAGGTCGTCTCGGGCGTCGACTTCGCCGGTGTGCCGGTGGACGGTGCGGCCTTCCGCGACCTCGCCGAGCGGAAGGGCATCCTCTTCCTCGAGGATGCCGCGCATTCGATCGGTTCGACCCAGGACGGCCGCCCCGTCGGCTCCCTCGCCGACCTCACCACCTTCTCGTTCTTCCCCACGAAGAACCTGACCACCGCCGAGGGCGGTGCCGTGGTGACGGCCGATGCGGACCTCGCCGCGCGCGCCCGCTCCTTCAAGAACCACGGGCTGGTCCGCGACAAGGCGCAGCAGCGCTATCCGGAAGAGGGCCCGTGGCACCAGGAGGTCCACGCCTTCGGCCTGAACTACCGCCTGCCGGACGTGCTGTCCGCGCTGGGGACCAACCAGCTCGCGCGCCTGGACGCCTTCGTGGCACGCCGCGCCGAGGTCAAGGCCGCCTACGACGAGGCCCTGGCGGACCTCGAGGGCGTCCAGCTCCCGGCCGCGCCAGAGGGTGCCGCGCCCGCGTGGCACCTCTACCCGCTGCGGGTCCCGGCCGAGCGCCGCCGGGAGATCTTCGAGTCCCTGCGTGCGCAGGGGATCGGGGTCCAGGTCAACTACATCCCGGCCTACTGGCACCCGGTCTTCGAGGACCTCGGCTACCAGCGCGGCATGTGCCCCGTGGCGGAGGACTACTACAGCCGCGAGATCTCGCTGCCGATGTTCCCCGGCCTGACCGACGAGAACGTCGAGCAGGTCATCACGGCGGTGCGCACGGCCGTCGCCGGCTGACCCCGCCCACCACGCAGAGCACCGCCCCGGGACGATCTCGTCCCGAGGCGGTGCTCTTCTGTGCGGAGTGTGCGGGCCGCGCGCTGGAGGAGCGCGCCGCCCGGCGGGTCACTGCCCGGGATCGCACTCGATCCGGATCAGCCGCGAGTGGTCGGTCTCGAACACCACGGTGCCCAGGTCGTCGCCGCCCTGGTTGAGGGCCGTGAACGCCGGATCGAGCTGGTACAGGCTCCGCTCCTGGTACACGTAGCCGATGCCCTGGTCGCGCAGCAGCGCGCAGTGCTCGGGGGAGACGCCCGCGAGCGGCACCGCCTCGATCACGGCCCGGTCGGTGTCCGTCAGGGCCACGCCCGCGACGGGGAAGTAGGCGTGCAGGCCGTGCAGCGCGTACATGTGCGCCGCACCCGAGTAGGGGCTGGCCAGGATCGTCGTGCTCCGGTCCAGGTCCCCGGCGACGCGCGAGAACTCGGCGAGCTCGTCGGCCTGCAGGAAGCGCGGCCGGCCCGGGTACTCCTGGGCGAAGTTCTTCGCCGCGTTGTCCAGCCGCGGGGGCAGCGAGGACAGCGCCGCGACCCCGGCGAGGACCACGAGCGCCGCCGCCAGCGCCCGCCGCCGCCGGGCGGGCTCCCACAGCCCCGAGCGTCGCAGCAGGCGCGCCCAGGCCTGCAGGCCCGGGACCACGAGCACGGCGGACAGCATCGCCAGCGGCATCGCGAGTCGGTCCTGGCCGCGGAAGTAGAGGACCGAGAGGTTCAGCGGCGAGTCCAGGGCGGCGTCGAGGTACATGACGGCGATGACGATCCACGCCACCGCCAGCCAGCGCTGCGGACGACGCAGGCTCGTCACGAGGCCCGGCCACCACAGCACGGCGATCATGACCCCCAGCGCCATGGGCCACACGGTGAGCAGGCCCAGCCCGATCTCGCCGAGCGCCGACCACCACGGCACCTGGAGACCCCCGGAGAACCCCGTCACGCGCGCGCCGAGCGGGGTGTAGGTCAACAGCGCGACGGGCAGCAGGGCGATCACCGGCACGGCGATCAGCCAGGGCCACCGCCGCCACAGCGGGATGCCGGTGACGGCCGTCGCCGTCGCGAGCAGGATCAGCGCCGTCACGGCGACGTTCGGATGCATCAGGCCCAGGCCCAGCCCGGCGAGGCCCACCACCGCGACGGACGCGACGGCGGCCAGGGCCACCCTCGCGGGTGTGCGCCGCTCGTCGGCCGTCAGCGCGCCCCACAGGGCGACGGCGGCCGCGAGCGTCCCCGGCAGCGCCGCGAAGCCGGCGAGGTTCGGGATCGGGGAGAGGTGGACCCACAGGTCCAGCGGGGTCGCCGGGATCAGGATCGCCACCAGTGCCGCGACCGGGGGAGCCCAGGACACCGCCGGGAAGGCGACGCGCGCGAGCAGGGCGGTGCCGAGGATCCAGGGGAGCAGGGCGAGCGCGAGCACCGAGCCGTTCAGCACGATCGGCACGTCGACGCCGGGCACGAGGGAGGCCAGGTCGTGGAAGGCGGCGGGGTACCAGGCCGCCGTCGCCGCGGTGCTGGCGATGGAGTTCAGGTCCAGGCTCGAGCCGTTGCCGGTCTCGCGGATGTGGGCGAGCGCGGTGAGGTGGAACAGCGTGTCGTAGCGCTCCAGGACCGCGTCGGCGCTCCCGGCGCGCACCAGGATCGGCACCACCGCCACGGCGAGCGCCGCGACGAGGGCGCCGGCCCAGCCGAGGCGCCCCGCCGCGGAGCGCGGAACTCCGAGTCGCTCGCCGAGGGGGCCGTCGAGCACCGTGGCGGGCAGGCGCACACCCGCGCGAGCGAGAAGCCACGCCGCCAGGACGAGCACGGCGCCGGCCGCGGCGAAGGGCAGCAGCGACCACGTCAGTCCCACGAGCTGCGCCACGATCGCGGCGATCCCCGCCACCGCGGCGCCGAGGGACGACGCCAGGCCCAGCGCGAGGGCGCGGGAGCCCGCCATCATGCGGACGGCGAGGTAGCCGGGGAGGTACGCGGCGAGGAGGACGACGAGGACGGTGAGGAGCAGGGAGGCCGCGCCGGTCATCCGTCGTGCTCGTGCAGGGCGCGGTCGCGGTACTCGACGGCTGGCTCCGCCTCGTCGATCGCCAGGCGGCGCGCGAGATGCGTGGTGCGCTTCTCCGCAGCTTTCGTGCGGGCCTCCTGCAGGGCGAGGAAGCCGAGCAGGACCAGCACCGTCGCGTACAGCAGCAGGTCGGCGCCGCGGCCCACCCCGACCAGGTTCGCCACGCGGGTCAGCATCCCGGGGAAGAGCACCGCGAGCCCGAAGAAGAGGGCGAAGGCGATCACGAGCAGGCGCCGCACGGCCAGCTGCTTCGCGCCGCGCTTGATGAAGAGCCACGCGACGATCACCACGATGCCGGCCATCAGCAGCAGCTGGATGATGAAGGTGCGCTCGCTCACCCCGATCGCCGGGCCGAGGGCTTCAAGGAGACTGTCCACCCCGACAGGGTATCCTCCTCGGGCATCCGTTCCCTGGTCGCCGAACGGCCCGTCCGGCCGATCGCTCCGCCCCCCGAGGAGAGCACATGAGCAGTCCCGACCCCTCGCGCGAGTCGACCGCGCCCGGGGCGGACCGCAGCTGGTTCGTGGTGCCGCTGTTCAACGAGGCGGCGGTCATCGGCGACGTGATCCGCGACCTCCGCACCCGCTACCCGCTCGTGGTGTGCGTGGACGACGGCAGCACGGACGACTCCGCCCGCATCGCCGCGGAGGCCGGGGCGGCCGTGGTGCGCCACCCCTACAACATGGGGCAGGGCGCCGCGATCAAGACCGGGATCGACTACGCACTGCGCGATCCGGGCATGCGGCAGATCGTCACCTTCGACTCCGACGGCCAGCACCAGGTCGACGACGCCGCGGCGATGATCGCCAAGCGCGAGGCCGAGGGTGTGGACGTGGTGCTCGGGTCCCGCTTCCTCGACGCCCGCACCACTCCCGGCCTGATCAAGCGCGCCGTCCTGCGCGCCGCCGTCTGGTACACGAACCTCACCTCGGGTGTGAAGCTCACCGACGCCCACAACGGCCTGCGCGTGCTCGGCCGGGAGGCGTGCGAGAAGATCACCATCGAGCAGAACCGGATGGCGCACGCCTCCGAGATCGTCGAGGAGATCGGCCGCCACAGGCTGACGGTCGCGGAGCACCCGGTGCACATCCTCTACACCGACTACTCCCGCTCGAAGGGCCAGTCGGTGCTGAACTCGGTGAACATCGTCATCGACATGCTCTTCCGCTGAGCGCACCGGTTCCGCTGCGCGCAGCCCTCACCCGAGGTCGCCCGCTCACCCCGCCGGCGTCGGCTCCAGGCTCCCGTCGGCGACCGAGTCGAAGAACGCGGCGATCTCCGCGTCATCGGTCTTGATCGCGACCCCGGAGTGCTTCGTCTGGTACTCGGGATTCTCGATCGGGATGGTGACCGTGCCCGCGCTCATCGCGGACCGGGCCGTCAGCGCCATCCTCGCCACGTCGATGATCCCGGTGCCCTCGCTCGTGGTGAGCGAGGCGGAGCCCGCCCCGGCCAGCCGCACCTGGCTGATCGGGTTGAGGATCACGGCGGGGGAGGTGACGCGGTCCATGAGCGCCGCGACGAACTGCTGCTGGCGCTGCTGGCGGCCGATGTCCGCGGTGGGGTCGAAGTAGCGGGCGCGCACGAAGGCGAGCGCCTGCTCGCCGCCCACGTCGTGGCAGCCCTCGGTCATCTTCAGACCGGAGCGCTCGTCGTCCACGTCCTGGTCGATGCACAGGTTCACGTGGCCCACGGCGTCGACCACCTGGGCGACCCCGTCGAAGCCGACCTCGACGTAGTGGTCGATCGTCAGGCCCGTGAACTGCTCCACGGTCTCCACCAGCAGCTTCGGGCCGCCGAAGGCGAAGGCGGCGTTGAGCTTGTAGCCGCCGTAGCCGGGGATGTCCACGAGCGTGTCGCGGGGCAGGGAGATCAGGTAGCTCTTCCCGCCGCGCGCCTTGTGCAGGAGCATGATCGTGTCGGTGCGGGCGCCCTCGGTGCCGTCGTCGGCGACGGTGTCGCCGCCGCGGCCGTCGGAGCCGGCGATCAGGTAGGTGGTCCCGGGGGTGTTCTGCGCCTCGGACAGCGCGTCGACGTGGGTGATGCGGCTGTCAGCCCACAGGGTCAGGCCCGCGCCCCAGCCGAGCACGATCACGAGCAGGAGCACCAGCAGCGTCGCCCCGAGCCGCACGGGCCGGGGGATGCGCGAGCGGCGACGCCGGGAGCGCCCGGGGCCCGACGGCGGCCGCCCTGCGGGATGTTCCCCGGTGCGGGTCGGCGGCTCGTCGCCCCAGGCCTCCGCGCGGTTCGCCTCGGACTGGACGGGAGTGGGGGGCATCACCTCGGCGCGCGGCAGCGGGCGGGTCGGTGCGGGCCCGGGGCGGGCGGCGCCACGGGGCGCGCCCGCGCTGCCACTCTGCGCGGCCTGCTCCTGGCGGGGGTCCTGCCGCGGGACGGGGCGGGCGCTGCCGCCGGCACGCGCCCGGGAGCCGGAAGGGCGTCGGGGTCCTCCGGGGCGCGGGGAGCGGGGCGGGTGCTGATCGCTCACGGCGGTCTCCTTCCCGGCCGGGACACGGCATCCCGACGGTCGGCAGCAGGTCGGATCCGGACGTGCGGGGGAGCGCTCGGTGGGGTGCCCGGGGCCTGCGGCGCTCGCCAGGGTAGCCCGCGCAGCGTCCGCCACGCCCGAGGGGAGGCGGGACCCGCCCAGGTTTCGAGGAACCTCCCGATAACCTTCACACCTCCGTCCCCGGGCCTCCCGGCCCCGCGCCCGCCGCTCCGTACACTGGTGAGGCGCCGCGCAGGCGGCACGGACCACCAGCAGGAGGCGCAGTGAACCGCACCGCACGCGAGGGCAGTCGGCCCCAGACCGAGCCCGCGACGACCGGGGCCCACCCCCAGGCGCGCAGCGAGCGCGTCGTCGCCGTGGTGGTCACCTACAACCGCGAGCAGCTGCTGGCGGACTGCCTGGATGGTCTGGCCGCACAGGATCGCCGCCCCGACGCGGTCGTCGTCATCGACAACGCCTCCACGGACCGCTCCGGCGCCGTCGCCGACGGGCACCCCCTCGGCGCGGACGTCGTCCATCTGCGCCGCAACGTCGGCGGGGCCGGCGGGTTCGCCGCCGGGATCGCCCGGGCGCTCGTGCGCCACGACGCCGACTGGGTGTGGGTGATGGACGACGACACCGTCCCGCGCCCGGGCGCGCTCTCGGCCCTGCTCGAGGCGCTCTCCCGCTCCCCGGTGCGCCTCAGCGTGCTCAGCTCCCGGGCCGTGTGGACCGACGGGCGCGAGCACCCCATGAACCGCTCCCGCACGCGCCTCGGCGCGAGCGCGCAGGAGAAGGCCGACGCCGCCCGCGCCGGCGGCCGCCCCATCCGCACCGCCAGTTACGTCTCGGCGTTGCTGAACGGCGAGGACGTGCGCCGCCTGGGCCTGCCGTACGCGGACTACTTCATCTGGTCCGACGACTTCGAGCACACCGGCCGCCTGCTGCGCCGCGGCCGCGGCATCCACGTGCCCGCCTCCGTGGTCGAGCATCGCACCGCCCGCTTCGACAACGCCCAGGCCAACCCCGGCAGCCGCTTCTACTACGACGTGCGCAACCGCCTGTGGGCGCTGCTGCGCACCGACTCCTTCACCGTGCCCGAGCGGATCCTGCACGGCGGGCGGACCGCGCTCGGCTGGGCGGGGATGCTGCTGCGCCACCGCGGCGACCTCCTCGGGGTCGGGCTCCGCGGGCTGCTCGCCGCCCTGCGGCGCGGGCCCCGCCCGTCGGCGACGGTCCTCGCGGCCGACGGGGAGGCGGCCGCGGACGTGCGCGCGATCGAACGGGCGGCCGCCCGGTGAGCCCAGCCGCGCCCAGCCCGTCGGCCGTGCCCGATCCGTCGGCCGTGCCCGATCCGTCGGCCGACGGAGGCCGCACCACGGCCACCGCGCCGTTCACGGTCCTCATGCCGCTGTGGGGCAAGGACCGCGCGGACCGCGCCCTGGCGTCGATCACCTCCGCGACCCTCGACCAGCAGCTGCGCCCGGACCTGTTCGTCCTCACCGTGGACGGTCCCCTCACCCCCGAGCTCGAGGCCCTCGTGGAGCGGGTGGCGGCGGGGGAGTTCGGTCCGGCGACGGTGCTGCGCCACGACACCCACCGCGGCGTCGCCGCGACCCTCCAGGACGGGCTCGAGGCGTCCCCGCACGAGCTCGTCGCGCGCGCCGACGCGGACGACCTGTGCCGCCCCGAGCGGTTCGTCCTCCAGATCCCCCACATGCACCGCGAGGGCCTGGACCTGCTCGGCGGGGCGATGCGCGAGTTCAGCGACCGCACCCCGCCCGGCGAGGGGCCGCTGCGCACCCGTCCCCTCACCCACGACGAGATCGTCGCCTACCTGCCCCGCCACAGTCCCTTCCACCACCCCACGATGGTGCTGCGCCGCTCCACCGTCCTGGCCGTGGGCGGGTACCGCGACCTGCCCCTGCTGGAGGACTACTGGCTGTGGGAGCGGATGATGCTGGGCGGCGCCCGCATGGGCAACCTCCCCGACGTCCTCGTGGACTACCGGGTCGACGAGGACCTCTTCGCCCGGCGCGGCGGCTGGCGGCTGCTCGCCAGCGACCTGCGCCTGCAGAAGCTGATGGCGCTGGACCGCGTCACCACCCCGACCGAGCTCCTGCGCAACCTCGCCCAGCGCAGCGTCTACCGGCTCGCCCCCGGCTGGGCCCGCCGCCTCGCCTACCGACGCTTCGTCGAGCGCGCGGCGCCAGTCGACCCTCCCCGTGACGGACGTGAGTCCGGCCACGGAACCGCCCGACGTCGGCCCCGTCCCGCCCGGCGCCTCGGGGCCGGGACCTGACCTCCGCACCCCGCTCCGCTACTGTGAGCGCGTCCCCCGGCGGAGACCCCGCCCGCAGCGAAAGGACCCCCTGTGTCGACCCCTGACCTCCTGATCGTCGGCTCCGGCCTGTTCGGACTGACCATCGCCGAGCGCGCGGTCGCCGAGCACGGCGCCAAGGTGACCATCATCGATCGTCGCCCCCACATCGGCGGCAACGCCTACTCCGAGGCCGACGCGCAGACCGGCATCGAGGTCCACAAGTACGGGGCCCACCTCTTCCACACCTCCAACGACCGCGTGTGGGAGTACGTGAACCGCTTCACCGAGTTCACCGGCTACCAGCACAAGGTGTACACGACCCACCAGGGCGTGGTGTACCCGATGCCGATCAACCTCGGCACGATCAACCAGTTCTTCCAGGCCGCGTACACGCCTGACGAGGCGCGCGCCCTGATCGCCGAACAGGCCGGCGAGCTGGCCGGCACCGATCCGGAGAACCTCGACGAGAAGGGCATCTCCCTGATCGGTCGGCCCCTGTACGAGGCGTTCATCAAGAACTACACCGGCAAGCAGTGGCAGACGGACCCCAAGGACCTGCCCGCCTCGATCATCTCCCGCCTCCCCGTGCGGTACACCTACGACAACCGCTACTTCAACGACACCCACGAGGGCCTGCCGAAGCAGGGCTACACCGCGTGGCTCGAGCGGATGGCCGACCACCCGGACATCGAGGTGCAGCTGGAGACCGACTTCTTCGACACCTCCCAGCCGCTGAACAAGGACGCCGTGCGCGGGAACATCCCCGTCGTCTACACCGGCCCCGTGGACCGCTACTTCGACTACGAGCTCGGCGAGCTGGGCTGGCGCACCATCGACCTGGAGACCGAGCACCTCGAGGTGGGCGACTTCCAGGGCACCTCGGTGATGAACTACGCCGACGCCGAAGTCCCCTACACCCGCATCATCGAGCCGCGCCACTTCCACCCCGAGCGCGACTACACCGAGGACGCCACCGTCATCCAGCGCGAGTACTCTCGCTTCGCCGAGACCGGGGACGAGCCGTACTACCCGATCAACTCCGGCCACGACCGCGAGCGCCTGCTGGCCTACCGCGAGCTGGCCGACAAGGAGCCGCGCACGCTGTTCGGCGGGCGCCTGGGCACCTATCAGTACCTGGACATGCACATGGCCATCGGCTCGGCCCTGTCCATGGCCGACAACAAGCTGGCCGACCTGCTGCGCGCCTGAGCGCGCCGCCCGCCGTGCGCGGGACGAGAGACGACCGCCGACGAGGAGCACCATGAACGCCACCCCTGCCACCACCGCAGCCCCCGAGGGGGCCGGGACCGAAGCCGGGTCCTCGCCTGCTCCGCAGCGCGTGCTGCAGCGCCTGATCCTGCCCACGGACGCGTCCCCGGACATCGTGCCGCTGTACATCGAGGCGTCCGACGCCCGCTCCGGCGCGTCCGGCAGCTCCTTCGGCCTCGGCGGGGGCTCCGATCGGCGCAAGGACGACAAGACCTCGGCGCAGCACAGCTCCGCCGCGACCGTGGACGTCAGCGAGCTCAGCGAGCGGCACGCGGTGCTCATCCCCAAGCAGTCGATGCGCTCGTTCGGCACCTACTTCAACGCCTTCCCGGCCAGCTACTGGCGGCGCTGGACCCCGGTGCGCAGCATCCGCCTCACGGTGCGCACCGCCGGCAGCGGCACCCTCGTGGTCATGCGCTCCACCGCCCGCGGCAGCCTCCAGCGCCACGACTCGAAGCGCGTCACCGGCACCGGCGAGCACGTCTTCGAGCTGCCGCTGACCGCCTTCGGCGACGGCGGCTGGTACTGGTTCGACGCCTACGCCGGCGCCGAGGACCTCCTGATCGTCGGCGCGGAGTGGACCGCGGACGCGGACCTCGCCCGCACCGAGGGCACCTTCTCCATCGCGATGACGACCATGAACAAGGTCGACTAC
This genomic interval from Brachybacterium aquaticum contains the following:
- the pseB gene encoding UDP-N-acetylglucosamine 4,6-dehydratase (inverting) is translated as MSLLNGASILITGGTGSFGKAFLREVLDNHNPRRVVVFSRDELKQYEVRNQFGNDPRLRWFIGDIRDERRLARALNGVDYVVHAAALKQVDTAEYNPFEFVKTNILGSQNVIEASIDAGVKKVVALSTDKASSPINLYGATKLTADKLFITGNHYAAAYPTRFAVVRYGNVMGSRGSVIPFFRKLGQEGKPLPITDMTCTRFFITLPQAVQMVIDTFELMQGGELLVPRIPSMKVTDLAHAVVPGAELVDVGLRPGEKLHEEMISPEEGRRAVIIQDGKYFIIQPDLATWGYEPPADAVPVEEGFYFRSNTNDQWYTREEIAKIIEGGI
- the pseC gene encoding UDP-4-amino-4,6-dideoxy-N-acetyl-beta-L-altrosamine transaminase, which translates into the protein MLPYGRQSIDESDVAAVTAALHSDWLTTGPEVDRFEAAIAERAGVEHAVSVTSGTSALHVAYAAAGIEPGDEIVTTPLTFVATAATAALLGAKVVFADVDPATGNLDPAAAEAAVTDRTKVVSGVDFAGVPVDGAAFRDLAERKGILFLEDAAHSIGSTQDGRPVGSLADLTTFSFFPTKNLTTAEGGAVVTADADLAARARSFKNHGLVRDKAQQRYPEEGPWHQEVHAFGLNYRLPDVLSALGTNQLARLDAFVARRAEVKAAYDEALADLEGVQLPAAPEGAAPAWHLYPLRVPAERRREIFESLRAQGIGVQVNYIPAYWHPVFEDLGYQRGMCPVAEDYYSREISLPMFPGLTDENVEQVITAVRTAVAG
- a CDS encoding DUF6541 family protein, whose amino-acid sequence is MTGAASLLLTVLVVLLAAYLPGYLAVRMMAGSRALALGLASSLGAAVAGIAAIVAQLVGLTWSLLPFAAAGAVLVLAAWLLARAGVRLPATVLDGPLGERLGVPRSAAGRLGWAGALVAALAVAVVPILVRAGSADAVLERYDTLFHLTALAHIRETGNGSSLDLNSIASTAATAAWYPAAFHDLASLVPGVDVPIVLNGSVLALALLPWILGTALLARVAFPAVSWAPPVAALVAILIPATPLDLWVHLSPIPNLAGFAALPGTLAAAVALWGALTADERRTPARVALAAVASVAVVGLAGLGLGLMHPNVAVTALILLATATAVTGIPLWRRWPWLIAVPVIALLPVALLTYTPLGARVTGFSGGLQVPWWSALGEIGLGLLTVWPMALGVMIAVLWWPGLVTSLRRPQRWLAVAWIVIAVMYLDAALDSPLNLSVLYFRGQDRLAMPLAMLSAVLVVPGLQAWARLLRRSGLWEPARRRRALAAALVVLAGVAALSSLPPRLDNAAKNFAQEYPGRPRFLQADELAEFSRVAGDLDRSTTILASPYSGAAHMYALHGLHAYFPVAGVALTDTDRAVIEAVPLAGVSPEHCALLRDQGIGYVYQERSLYQLDPAFTALNQGGDDLGTVVFETDHSRLIRIECDPGQ
- a CDS encoding DUF2304 domain-containing protein, which gives rise to MDSLLEALGPAIGVSERTFIIQLLLMAGIVVIVAWLFIKRGAKQLAVRRLLVIAFALFFGLAVLFPGMLTRVANLVGVGRGADLLLYATVLVLLGFLALQEARTKAAEKRTTHLARRLAIDEAEPAVEYRDRALHEHDG
- a CDS encoding glycosyltransferase family 2 protein — protein: MSSPDPSRESTAPGADRSWFVVPLFNEAAVIGDVIRDLRTRYPLVVCVDDGSTDDSARIAAEAGAAVVRHPYNMGQGAAIKTGIDYALRDPGMRQIVTFDSDGQHQVDDAAAMIAKREAEGVDVVLGSRFLDARTTPGLIKRAVLRAAVWYTNLTSGVKLTDAHNGLRVLGREACEKITIEQNRMAHASEIVEEIGRHRLTVAEHPVHILYTDYSRSKGQSVLNSVNIVIDMLFR
- a CDS encoding LCP family protein codes for the protein MSDQHPPRSPRPGGPRRPSGSRARAGGSARPVPRQDPRQEQAAQSGSAGAPRGAARPGPAPTRPLPRAEVMPPTPVQSEANRAEAWGDEPPTRTGEHPAGRPPSGPGRSRRRRSRIPRPVRLGATLLVLLLVIVLGWGAGLTLWADSRITHVDALSEAQNTPGTTYLIAGSDGRGGDTVADDGTEGARTDTIMLLHKARGGKSYLISLPRDTLVDIPGYGGYKLNAAFAFGGPKLLVETVEQFTGLTIDHYVEVGFDGVAQVVDAVGHVNLCIDQDVDDERSGLKMTEGCHDVGGEQALAFVRARYFDPTADIGRQQRQQQFVAALMDRVTSPAVILNPISQVRLAGAGSASLTTSEGTGIIDVARMALTARSAMSAGTVTIPIENPEYQTKHSGVAIKTDDAEIAAFFDSVADGSLEPTPAG
- a CDS encoding glycosyltransferase, yielding MNRTAREGSRPQTEPATTGAHPQARSERVVAVVVTYNREQLLADCLDGLAAQDRRPDAVVVIDNASTDRSGAVADGHPLGADVVHLRRNVGGAGGFAAGIARALVRHDADWVWVMDDDTVPRPGALSALLEALSRSPVRLSVLSSRAVWTDGREHPMNRSRTRLGASAQEKADAARAGGRPIRTASYVSALLNGEDVRRLGLPYADYFIWSDDFEHTGRLLRRGRGIHVPASVVEHRTARFDNAQANPGSRFYYDVRNRLWALLRTDSFTVPERILHGGRTALGWAGMLLRHRGDLLGVGLRGLLAALRRGPRPSATVLAADGEAAADVRAIERAAAR
- a CDS encoding glycosyltransferase, yielding MSPAAPSPSAVPDPSAVPDPSADGGRTTATAPFTVLMPLWGKDRADRALASITSATLDQQLRPDLFVLTVDGPLTPELEALVERVAAGEFGPATVLRHDTHRGVAATLQDGLEASPHELVARADADDLCRPERFVLQIPHMHREGLDLLGGAMREFSDRTPPGEGPLRTRPLTHDEIVAYLPRHSPFHHPTMVLRRSTVLAVGGYRDLPLLEDYWLWERMMLGGARMGNLPDVLVDYRVDEDLFARRGGWRLLASDLRLQKLMALDRVTTPTELLRNLAQRSVYRLAPGWARRLAYRRFVERAAPVDPPRDGRESGHGTARRRPRPARRLGAGT
- the glf gene encoding UDP-galactopyranose mutase, with amino-acid sequence MSTPDLLIVGSGLFGLTIAERAVAEHGAKVTIIDRRPHIGGNAYSEADAQTGIEVHKYGAHLFHTSNDRVWEYVNRFTEFTGYQHKVYTTHQGVVYPMPINLGTINQFFQAAYTPDEARALIAEQAGELAGTDPENLDEKGISLIGRPLYEAFIKNYTGKQWQTDPKDLPASIISRLPVRYTYDNRYFNDTHEGLPKQGYTAWLERMADHPDIEVQLETDFFDTSQPLNKDAVRGNIPVVYTGPVDRYFDYELGELGWRTIDLETEHLEVGDFQGTSVMNYADAEVPYTRIIEPRHFHPERDYTEDATVIQREYSRFAETGDEPYYPINSGHDRERLLAYRELADKEPRTLFGGRLGTYQYLDMHMAIGSALSMADNKLADLLRA